In Phycisphaerae bacterium RAS1, the genomic window CCGCGCTGGTCGACGCCTGCACGCCGTCCTCCGTTCGCCGTAAGTCGATGTGCCGCTGCCAGGCGGCGTCGAACTGCGGGAAATCGGTGCGGTAGTGCACGCCGCGCGATTCGCTGCGGGTGGCGGCGCCGAGCGTGATGCACAGCGCGACGGTGAGCATGTTCTGCGTCTCCCACGCCGCCGGCTCGTCGAAGACCTTGTCCATCACGTAGCGCGACCAGAATTCGATGATCTCGATCGTCTCGCGCAGGCGGTCGCCGCTGCGCTCAACCGCCACGTTGCGCGACATCACGCTGCGCAGGCTGTTGAGCACGTCGGTCAGGTCCAGCTCGGTGCGCGACGAGGCCGGCAGCAGGTGGCTGAGCGGCGCGTTCTTCGGCGGGCCGAGCCGCCGCGCGTGCTCGGCGGCCTCGCGCCCGGCTTTTTCGCCGAAGACCAGCGTCTCAAGCAGCGAATTGCTCGCCAGGCGGTTGGCGCCGTGCAGGCCGATGCTGGCGGTTTCGCCGCAGGCCAGCAGGCCCGGCAGGCTGGTGCGGCACGACGCGTCCGTGACCACACCGCCGACCAGGTAGTGGGCGCTGGGCCGCACGGGGATCAGGTCGCGCTGCGGCTCGATGTCGAAATCGCGGCAGAGCTTGTAGAGCGACGGGAACCGCTGGGCGAACCGGCTGGACGCGAAGTGCCGCGCATCGAGGAACACGCACGGAGCGCCGTCGCGTTTCATCTCGGCGGTGATCGCCCGGCTCACCAGGTCGCGCGGCGCGAGTTCGGCCCGCGGATCGTAGTCCGGCATGAAGCGCTTGCCGGCGCGGTTCAGGAGCCGACCGCCCTCGCCGCGGACGGCCTCGCTGATGAGCGCGCGGGCCGCGCCGGCGACGTACAGCGTCGTCGGGTGAAACTGGACCATCTCCATGTCGCGCAGCACGGCCCCGGCCCGCAGCGCCAGCGCGACGCCGTCGCCGGTCGCGACCGGTGGATTGGTCGTTTCGCGATAGACGCGGCCCGCGCCGCCGGAGGCCAACAGGGTGGTCGTGGCCCAGAACATCTGGTGGCCGTACTTGGGATGATGCGCAACGACGCCGACGGCCTGTCCCTCGTGGGTCAGGATATCGATCACGAAGCAGCGATCAAAGACGCGGATGCGCGGGTTCTTCTTCACCTGCTCCAGGAGCGCCCGGACGATTTCGGCCCCGGTCGCATCGCCGCTGGCGTGCACGATGCGGGCTGCCTGGTGTCCGCCCTCGCGGCCCAGCGCCAGCGCGTCGCCGCTGGTGTCAAACGCCGCTCCCATTGCCCGCAACCGCTCGATGCAGCGCGGCGCGGCCTCGACGACCTCGCGGATGATCGATTCATGCCCCAGGCCGCAGGCGCAGGCGATCGTGTCCTCGGCGTGCCGCGCCGGGCTGTCGCCCTCCGCCTCGGCGGCGGCGATGCCGCCCTGGGCCCAGGCGCTGCTCGAGAGATCGACGCGGTCCTTGGTGACGATCAGCACGTGGGCCGACTCGGCCGCCGTCAGCGCCGCCTGCAATCCGGCCGCACCGCTGCCGATCACAAGCACGTCGCTGAACAGGTGCGGCAGGCGGTGGTGCTCGAAGTTGGTCAGATATCGGCGGCGGGCGACGGCCCTGCTCATTCACAGCCTCGTCTGGCGGGAGGCAGAACTCCGGATTGCACATACCGGCGCGCGCGGCCTCCGATGCAGCATCATGTCGAATCGTGTCCGGACCGCGTTCGACATTCAAGCACCGTCGGCGATAATCCGTCGCGATGGCGTCGCGTTCCCCGCTGAATCTGACCCGGCTGAGCTGGGGACTGGCGCTGCCGGTGCTGTTTCTGATCGGCGTCGGGCTGGCCACCATCCACGCCACCGACCGTGACCTGATCCGCGAGCAGCGCGCCGACGCCGAGCTGCGAAGCGAGGGCCCGTTGGCGGCTATCCAGGCGGCGATCGGCGTCAATACGGCCCGCCAGGTCCTGTTTCTCATCACCGGCGTCGGGCTGATGCTGGTGGCGCTCGTGCCGAGCTATCAGCGCTTCGGTCAGCTTTCCTTCATTATCTACGCCGTCGCGATCGTGCTGCTGGCGCTGCTGGTGATCGACCGCTTCGTCGATCTGCCGCTGATCCCGGTGAAGCGAAACACGCGGCGCTGGATTCAGGTTGGCCTGGGCGACTTCGCGATTCAGCCGTCGGAGTTTATGAAGCCGGCCCTGATTCTGGCGCTGGCCCGCTATCTGCGCTATCGCAGCAGCTATCGGAAATGGTGGGGGCTGATTCCGCCGTTTCTGCTGACGCTCGTCCCGATGCTGCTGATCCAGTTTCAGCCCGACCTGGGCACGCTGCTGATGCTGCTGCCGGTGCTGTTCAGCATGCTCTTCGTCGCCGGGGCGCGGCTGAAGCACCTGCTGACCGTCGTGGTCCTGGGCGGGGCGACGCTGCCGGCGTTTTATTCCTACGGCATGGCGGAGTATCAGCGGCAGCGAATCGACATGGTGCTCAGACAGAGCACGACCGACGAGGCGTGGCACCGCGGGCCGGGGTATCAGTTGCGGCAGTCGAAGATCGCGCTGGGGACGGGCGGGCTGTGGGGCGTGGGCTATGCGCAGGGGGCGTTCATTGAGCGCGGCCTGCTGCCCGAGGAGCACAACGATTTCATCTTTGCAATGGTGGGGCACCAGTTCGGTTGGGTCGGCTGCGGGCTGGTCGTGCTGGCGTACGGGCTGATGGTGCTCTTTGGAATCGAGGTGGCGACCGCGACGAACGATCCGTTCGGGAGATTGCTGGCGATCGGCGTGGTGGTGATGATTGTCATGCAGGCGATCCTGAACATGTGCATGACTGTCGGCCTCGCGCCCATTACCGGAATGACGCTGCCCTTTGTCAGCTACGGCGGCAGCAGCCTGTGGGCGAACTTCCTGGCGCTGGGCGTGCTGCTGAATGTGGCCCAGCGGCGGCCGATGCTGATTTCGCGAAGGCCGTTCGAGCATGAAGATGACGAGTAGCGCGTCGCACTATGGATTTCGGGAAGCGTCGGCGTGCCGCCGGGGCGCCGGGCGCCACGGGCAGCTCGCTGCCTGTGTTGCACTGGCGGGCAAGCCGCCAGTGGCACCCGGCGCGTCGCGCTCTGAGGGGGGCAGCGGCGTCACGGCACGCGGCTTGCGGTCCGCCATTGTCGTTGTGTTGGGGCTCGCGTGCGGCACGGTTCTCGCCGGCGAGCGCGAGATCGCTGGCAATATCAAGTCGTTCTTCGACACTGCCGACCCGCTTCGGCGCGAGCAGCTTGCAAGGCAGATCGAATCGGACACCGCGTACAAACGCGAGAAAATCGGCCAGTGGCTGCATCGGGCCGAGCTGTTCCCCAAGCGCCAGCCCGGTCGCGACACGCTGAAGGTCGAACTGGCCGGCGGTGCCACGCGCGAAGTCGTTCTGCGGCTGCCCGCGAAATACTCCGAGAAAAAACCCTGGCCGCTGATCTACGCGCTGCACGGCACGGGCGCCGACGGCGACTCGATCATTCACTACCTCGAAGCCGTGCTCGGCCCGCACGTCGATGATTTCGTCATCGCCGCGCCCACTGCATACGACCAGGTTGTGATCGCCACCGACGGCCCGCCCTCCGACGAGCATCCGCGCGCCTGGCTCGCAATCCGCAAGGCCGTTCACACCGACGCCGACCGCATGTACATCACCGGCTATTCGCGCGGCGGGCACGCGAGCTGGACGCTGGCCGTGCTGCACGCCGACCAGATCGCCGCCGCCATGCCGATCGCCGGCACGTTTCACCTGATCGGCGTCGATCAGCTCTGGGACGCGTTTCTGCCGAACATCGGCAATGCGCACATCCTGCACGTGTGGGGCGCGCGCGACGAACTCGACGACGGCGGCGACGCCAGCCCGCACGGCGGCATCGCCGGAGTCAGCCGCAAGCTGCGCGAGCACTGCGAGAAGCTGAAACTGCCGCTGACGGCGTACGAAGACCCGCAGCGCGGGCATGGCAACGTGCTTCCGCCGGCGGAGATTCTGACGGCGTTCTTCGAGAATCGCCGCGAGGCGTATCCGAAGCACGTCGTGCAGGCCTGCCGCTGGGCATATCAGTCGAATGCGTACTGGCTGGAGGGCCACGCCTGGAAGGGCGAGCACTGGGAGAACAAGCAGTTCAACGTGACAATCAGGGAGGGCGAAACGGGCGAGGAGGCCTATCACCGCGAAATCCGGTCGCGGCTGGGCGAGCTGAGCGGCGGTATCGACGGCCAGACGATCTCCGTCCACCGCAAGAAAATCACCGAGCTGACGATCTGGATCGGCGACGGGATGATCGACTGGTCCGCACCGGCGAAGCTCGTGATTTCCGGCAAGCGCGAGTTCGCAGGCACGATCGAGCCGGATCTGCTGGTCTGCCTCACGCAGGCGGCGCGCACGTTCGACTTCGAGCGGCTGCGCTGGGCGGGATTTCGTTATCGGTCGGGGAAAAAGCTGGAGCGCGTCACGGGCGCGACGGAGTTTCCTCCGGTCAGGGACGAGGCGCGCTGATCCTCTGGGGGACCGGCCTCTGGCCGGTCTTCGCGCGCCCCGGTCCTCGTGGTCCCGTAGCCGTAGCCTGTAGCCTGTAGGGTCCGCTGTGCGGACCTTCCGAGAGTGGGATCCTGGTCAAGTTAGACGGTGGGTGCCATGGGGTCCATGCACTGGCGTTGCACCAGCACGAGCGCGCGAGCCGTCGATTGACCTTTGCCCGCCGAGTTTGCTAGACTGAGTCTTCGTCCGGGCTCACGGACAAATCTGGTGTCTCAACGTCGCACCCCCCACAGATCGGAGACCCCCATGCATAGCTTCCGCGCGCGCTGCCCGCGCCTTGTCGGCGCGACTCTTACAGGCGTTCTGACTCTCGCCACCTTGCTGGCTGCCCGCGCCGGCCTGGCGCAGACCGTTCCCACCGACCCACGCGAAACCACCGCCGCATCCGCCGAAGAGGCGGCCCTGCTGGCCGGCGCCGCCAGCGACGATCCGCGCATCATCGGCGCCGACGCCGTCACGGGCGGCGGCGTCCTCCTGGGTAGTTGCGTCAACTGCCAGCCGTGCGACCGGATCGAGGACGAACCGCTGTGCGCCAATGGCTACGTGGACAACTTCAACGGCGGCTGCAACTCAACGCCGAACGTGTTTGGCAACATCCTGTGCGGTCAGACGGTGTGCGGGCAGTACGGCACGTATGTCAGCGGAGGCGGGTCGAATTTCCGCGACACGGACTGGTACCGCTTTTCAATTCCCGAGCGATCGGCCGTGACGTTCAGCGCCGTCGGCGAGGCCACCACACGCATCTTCATCCTCACCAACGCCTGCCCGACCGCCACGATCGCAACCGCGACGGCGCCGCCGTGCGGCACGGCCACGATCAACGTCACGCTCGAGCCGGGGACGTACATCGCCTTTGTGGGCACGGACGTCTTCACCGGCGTGCCGTGCGGCAGCCTTTACCGCGCCACGCTGATCTGCGACTCCATCTGCCGCGTGGAAAACGAGCCGGTGTGCGCCAACGGTTACGTCGACAACTTCAACGGCGGCTGCAACTCGACGCCGAACGTCTTCGGCGGCGTGCAGTGCGGCGACACGATCTGCGGCGAGTATGGCACGTTTCTCAGCGCCGGCGGGGCCAATTTCCGCGATACAGACTGGTATCGCTTCGGCCTCTCGCGTCGTACGACGGTCACGTGGACCGTCGTCGGAAACGCCACGACCCGCGCGTTCATACTCCAGGGCACCTGCCCGGCCGTTTCGCTCGGCACGGCGGTCGCTGCGGCCGGCATGCCCGCGACCGTGACACTGACGCTCGAGCCGGGCCTGTACAACGCCTTCGCCGGAACGGACGTGTTTACCGGCGTTCCGTGCGGAACCACGTACCAGGCGACGCTGACCTGCGAGGAGATTTGCCGCGTCGAGGGCGAGCCGGATTGCGCTAACGGGTACGTCGACAATTTCAACGGCGGATGCAACTCGACGCCGCCCGTGTTCGGCACGGTGCAGTGCGGCGACCGGGTGTGCGGAAAGTACGGGACGTTCGTGAGCGCCGGCGGCTCGAACTTCCGAGACACCGATTGGTACACGTTTTCCCTGACGCAGCGCACGGCGATCACCTGGCGCGCCATGGGCGGCGCCACGACGCGCGTCTTCGTCCTGAACTCCAACTGCCCGGCCGCCAGCCTGGGCACGGCGGTCGCCCCGGCCGGTGAGACGGCGAGCGTCTCGCTCACGCTCGAACCCGGTACTTATCGTGGGTTCGTCGGAACCGACGTGTTTACCGGCGTTCCCTGTGGAACCACGTATGAAGCCGAGCTGGTCTGTGATGAAATCTGCCGCGTCGAGAATGAGCCTGAGTGCGCCAACGGCTACGTGGACAACTTCAACGGCGGGTGCAACTCGACGCCGCCGGTCTTTGGGGCCGTCGAGTGCGGACAGACCGTGTGCGGCGAGTACGGCACGTTCCTGAGCGCGGGCGGGTCCAATTTTCGCGATACGGATTGGTACACGTTCGTGCTGGGCGGCGCCGGCGCGGTCACCTGGAGCGCGACGGGAACCGCCACGACGCGCGTGTTCATCCTGAATACAAACTGCCCGGCGACAAGCCTGGGCACCGCGGCGGCCCCGGCGGGAATGCCGGCGACTGTGACCTTGAACCTGACGCCAGGCACGTATCGAGCCTTTGTCGGGACGGACGTGTTCACCGGCGTGGCCTGCGGCTCGACCTATACCGCGACGCTGACCTGCCCGCCGGATTGCGGCGCGCCGATCTGCGGCGACTCGAACTGCGACGGCGCGTTCAACGTGCTGGACATTAACTTCTTCGTTCAGGCCATTCTGGGCGAAGCCAACTGGGACGCGCTGCCCGGGACGTACTGTGACTACTGCCGGGCCAATGACATCGACGGCGACGGTGAAATCACCGTGCTGGACATCAACTTCTTCGTCAACGGCCTGCTCGCCGGATACTGCCCGCCGTCGGAAGGTTGCCGTGACCAGACCGCGGCACAGCCGGTCATCGGCGGCGAGCCGGACGACGGCGCAAGCTGGAGCGCGTCAGAAGAGTGAGCTCGCTGCACATGCGGCTGATTCGGAGCCGCGACGTTTTGCCGAGCCGCGACGTTTTTCCGAGCCGCGACGTTTTTCCGAGCCGCGACCGTGAGGGAGCGGAGGCTTGAAACCCGCTTGCTTACGCGCGCGGCTCGGATCGAACGTCAATTACCGGATTGCCCCTAGTTTCTGCGCATGATGTGCACGGCGCTGCTGTTCATCAGCAGCGCCTGCATGCCGTCGATCCTCAGCACCGGGCCGACGACCGAAAGGTGCCCGACGTACATGCCGTTGCCGTTCTTGGTGACCGTCCACGACCGGCAGAACACGCCGCTCTTGCGGACAATCTCCTCCACCTCGCGGGCGGCGTCGGTCGAGGCTTCCATTTCGATTTCGTAGGTGGCCGCCGTCCGCCAGCGCCCGATCATCTGCTCGGCGTAACCCAGGCCGAACAGCACCAGCGTCGTCACAATGGTCGCGGCGGAACCGAGCAGGAACTCACCGGCTCCGAACGCCATTCCGACGCTGGCGACAGTCCAGATGGTGGCGGCCGTCGTCAAGCCAAGGACGTTGCTGCGGAACTGGACGATGGCCCCGGCGCCGAGGAACCCGACGCCGGTGACGATCTGCGCGGCGATGCGCGTACGATCGTTACCGCTGACCTCCGCCATCCGCACCGACATCAGCGTGAACAGAGCCGCCCCGAGGCAGATCATGATGTTTGTGCGGAACCCAGCGGGCTTGTTATGCAGCTCCCGCTCGAATCCAATCACCGCACCGGCGGCGACGGCGGCGAGAAGGTGACCTACATCAATCCAGTGCATCGGAGTCCAACGAAGTTAACAATTCAGTGACGAGTCCTTTATTGATTCTTAATATATCGTCTGCGATTGCCACTCGCCGGAAAAAAAATCGACAATTTATGGGCGATCAGTTGAGGCGTGTTTCTGTGTTTCGGGCACGCCGTCCGTGGCTCAGAACCCCATGTTGATCGCCGTCGGCTCGATCTGCTCCGGCTGGCCCCAGAACAGCTCGGCCGCGGTTCGCTGGTAGGCGGGTTGATTGGCGTGCCAGCGGCGGATGTCGTAGTCGATGTGCGATTCAACCCAGCGGGCGTTGTGGATGAACGTGAACAGGTCGCTCTCGACCCGTCGCGCGGCCCAGCGCGTTCCCGTCGAGAGGCGCGCGTAGTTTTCGTTTTCGCGGTCGACGGTCGTTCGCAATGTGCTTCTCATGCCACCGACACGCTCTTCGAGCCGCCGCTGGGCCAGGCGCTCGTGGGGGCTGGCGGCGCAGCCGCACAAGCTCGCGGCGACGAGGACCGCCAATGCCGCCGGCCGCCGCCGGGCGCTCGAGAGCGCCGGACGCCGGCCGGGGCACGGAGAGAAGGGGGACACCGCATTCACATGCACGGTGCTAGCCATGCAAGGCATGATACCCGGCAGGCGGCCGGCGGTTGCGGGTGGCTCTGGAAAAACGTCGCCGTCAGCCATTTGAATGAGCGCATCCGGTTTCAAGTGGCGATCCATCCAAACCGACCGTGCCAAGGGGCGGGGTGACGTCTGCGGCCGGTGGGGCGCCGATGGCGCTTAGCGATCGTCACCCCGCCGCTTGGCGCGGCGGGTTCGGAAAGACGCCGCCCGCCGCAGCCTCTATCGGGATGCGCCCCATTAGAATCGCCCGCCTGATCCATACTGTCGCGATTGAAATCGGTCGCGTATTCTCCGCGGCGACATGGAAAAGCCTGCGCCAACGACTTCGCCCAGCGCATCGCCGCGGGTCCAGACTCCTGGAGCGCTGCCGCCGCGCACGGCTCGGCGTGGCGGCACGCGCCTGTTCACGCTGCGGGCAGAGTCGCCGCTGTGGCAGACGCTCGCGTTCGGGCTGCTGTGCCTGGCCACCGTGGGCGCGTTGTGGTGGTTCGCCACGCGCGGCGAGGCGGAGCAGCGGATTCTCGGCCCGACGATGCTGCCCAGCCCGCAGGAAACGTTCTCTACATTTCCGACGCTGTGGGCCGACCGCGGCCTGTTCCGCAACACGCTGGCCAGCTTGCGGCGCGTCGCGCTGGGCTTCGGCCTGGCGGTCGTGGTGGGCGTGCCGATCGGGGTGCTCTGCGGCTGTTTCTCGTGGGTCGGGGCGTATTTCGCGCCCGTTTCAATCTTCGGGCGCAATATCCCGATCGCGGCCCTGATCCCGCTCACGTTTTCATTTTGGGGCATCGGCGAAAAGCAGAAGATCCTATTCATTTTCATCGCCTGCGTGGCGTTCATCATGTCCGATTCGACCCGCGCCGTTCGCGATGTCGAGTCGCGCTACGTCGACACCGCGTTCACGCTCGGCGCTCGCCGCCGGCACGTCATTCTCAAGGTGCTCGTCCCGCTGGCGATGCCGGATATCTTCAACTCGCTGCGGCTGCTGTTCGGCCTGGCGTTCGGATACATCATGCTGGCCGAGCTGGTCAAGTTCGGCGGCGAGTCGGGCGGGCTGGGCGACATCATCAACATGTCGCAGCGGCGCGGCCCCAAGGAGCACATCCTGCTGGTGCTCATGCTCATCCCCGTTGTTGCGCTGGCGATTGACCGCACGCTTTTCTGGGTGCAGCGGCAGCTCTTTCCGCATCGCTACGGCGGCGGCGGCTACCTGCACCGGCTCATGCGCGTGCTTGGCCACGGCTGGGAGGATCTGAAATCCGTGTTCTGGCAGAGTCGGCGAGCGGCGGAGCTCCTGGCGAAGACCGGCGGAGCGGGGGCCAAGCCGTGAGCAGCGCGCCGGCCCCGACGCAAGACGGCCCCGCGGCGCCGCAGCCGCCCGCGACCGCGTCGCCGGCGGCCGGGTTGCCTGCGCAGCCGGTCGGCATGGGGCAGGTGCTCGATCACGTCCGCACGCCGAAGGAGATCGCGCGGCCGGCGGTGGTCGATTTCCGCAACGTGACCAAGACCTACAATGCCGAGCGGCGGAACGAATACACCGCGATCAAGAATGTCAGCTTCGTCGTCGAGGATCTGCCCGACAAGGGCGAGTTCATTTGCGTGCTGGGCCCCAGCGGCTGCGGAAAGAGCACGATTTTGCGGCTCATCGCCGGGCTGGAACCGCAGCATCCGGCGACCAGCGGCGAGGTGCTGGTGCTTGGGAGGCCGGTGAGCGCTCCCGGGGCGGACCGCGGAATGGTCTTTCAGGATTACACCAGCTTCGATCATCGCAGCGTGCTGGACAACGTGACGTTCGGGCTGGAGTGCGCCGGCGTGCCGCGGGCGGAGCGCTACGCGATCGGGCGGCAGTGGATCGAGCGCGTCGGGCTGAACGTGAAGAACGACGCGGGCAAATATCCGCACGAGCTGTCGGGCGGCATGCGGCAGCGC contains:
- a CDS encoding putative Mg(2+) transport ATPase encodes the protein MHWIDVGHLLAAVAAGAVIGFERELHNKPAGFRTNIMICLGAALFTLMSVRMAEVSGNDRTRIAAQIVTGVGFLGAGAIVQFRSNVLGLTTAATIWTVASVGMAFGAGEFLLGSAATIVTTLVLFGLGYAEQMIGRWRTAATYEIEMEASTDAAREVEEIVRKSGVFCRSWTVTKNGNGMYVGHLSVVGPVLRIDGMQALLMNSSAVHIMRRN
- the mrdB gene encoding Peptidoglycan glycosyltransferase MrdB, with translation MASRSPLNLTRLSWGLALPVLFLIGVGLATIHATDRDLIREQRADAELRSEGPLAAIQAAIGVNTARQVLFLITGVGLMLVALVPSYQRFGQLSFIIYAVAIVLLALLVIDRFVDLPLIPVKRNTRRWIQVGLGDFAIQPSEFMKPALILALARYLRYRSSYRKWWGLIPPFLLTLVPMLLIQFQPDLGTLLMLLPVLFSMLFVAGARLKHLLTVVVLGGATLPAFYSYGMAEYQRQRIDMVLRQSTTDEAWHRGPGYQLRQSKIALGTGGLWGVGYAQGAFIERGLLPEEHNDFIFAMVGHQFGWVGCGLVVLAYGLMVLFGIEVATATNDPFGRLLAIGVVVMIVMQAILNMCMTVGLAPITGMTLPFVSYGGSSLWANFLALGVLLNVAQRRPMLISRRPFEHEDDE
- the tauB gene encoding Taurine import ATP-binding protein TauB — its product is MSSAPAPTQDGPAAPQPPATASPAAGLPAQPVGMGQVLDHVRTPKEIARPAVVDFRNVTKTYNAERRNEYTAIKNVSFVVEDLPDKGEFICVLGPSGCGKSTILRLIAGLEPQHPATSGEVLVLGRPVSAPGADRGMVFQDYTSFDHRSVLDNVTFGLECAGVPRAERYAIGRQWIERVGLNVKNDAGKYPHELSGGMRQRVAIARTLTLKPRIILMDEPFGALDPQTRMAMQDLLIALWREVQATVFFITHSIDEAVFLGDRVYVMSNAPGTILRELKIEPADRPAKEMQKQPKFQETVFYLRELISQLEEGK
- a CDS encoding hypothetical protein (Bacterial pre-peptidase C-terminal domain); translated protein: MHSFRARCPRLVGATLTGVLTLATLLAARAGLAQTVPTDPRETTAASAEEAALLAGAASDDPRIIGADAVTGGGVLLGSCVNCQPCDRIEDEPLCANGYVDNFNGGCNSTPNVFGNILCGQTVCGQYGTYVSGGGSNFRDTDWYRFSIPERSAVTFSAVGEATTRIFILTNACPTATIATATAPPCGTATINVTLEPGTYIAFVGTDVFTGVPCGSLYRATLICDSICRVENEPVCANGYVDNFNGGCNSTPNVFGGVQCGDTICGEYGTFLSAGGANFRDTDWYRFGLSRRTTVTWTVVGNATTRAFILQGTCPAVSLGTAVAAAGMPATVTLTLEPGLYNAFAGTDVFTGVPCGTTYQATLTCEEICRVEGEPDCANGYVDNFNGGCNSTPPVFGTVQCGDRVCGKYGTFVSAGGSNFRDTDWYTFSLTQRTAITWRAMGGATTRVFVLNSNCPAASLGTAVAPAGETASVSLTLEPGTYRGFVGTDVFTGVPCGTTYEAELVCDEICRVENEPECANGYVDNFNGGCNSTPPVFGAVECGQTVCGEYGTFLSAGGSNFRDTDWYTFVLGGAGAVTWSATGTATTRVFILNTNCPATSLGTAAAPAGMPATVTLNLTPGTYRAFVGTDVFTGVACGSTYTATLTCPPDCGAPICGDSNCDGAFNVLDINFFVQAILGEANWDALPGTYCDYCRANDIDGDGEITVLDINFFVNGLLAGYCPPSEGCRDQTAAQPVIGGEPDDGASWSASEE
- the nadB gene encoding L-aspartate oxidase, which codes for MSRAVARRRYLTNFEHHRLPHLFSDVLVIGSGAAGLQAALTAAESAHVLIVTKDRVDLSSSAWAQGGIAAAEAEGDSPARHAEDTIACACGLGHESIIREVVEAAPRCIERLRAMGAAFDTSGDALALGREGGHQAARIVHASGDATGAEIVRALLEQVKKNPRIRVFDRCFVIDILTHEGQAVGVVAHHPKYGHQMFWATTTLLASGGAGRVYRETTNPPVATGDGVALALRAGAVLRDMEMVQFHPTTLYVAGAARALISEAVRGEGGRLLNRAGKRFMPDYDPRAELAPRDLVSRAITAEMKRDGAPCVFLDARHFASSRFAQRFPSLYKLCRDFDIEPQRDLIPVRPSAHYLVGGVVTDASCRTSLPGLLACGETASIGLHGANRLASNSLLETLVFGEKAGREAAEHARRLGPPKNAPLSHLLPASSRTELDLTDVLNSLRSVMSRNVAVERSGDRLRETIEIIEFWSRYVMDKVFDEPAAWETQNMLTVALCITLGAATRSESRGVHYRTDFPQFDAAWQRHIDLRRTEDGVQASTSAVES
- the cmpB gene encoding Bicarbonate transport system permease protein CmpB, encoding MEKPAPTTSPSASPRVQTPGALPPRTARRGGTRLFTLRAESPLWQTLAFGLLCLATVGALWWFATRGEAEQRILGPTMLPSPQETFSTFPTLWADRGLFRNTLASLRRVALGFGLAVVVGVPIGVLCGCFSWVGAYFAPVSIFGRNIPIAALIPLTFSFWGIGEKQKILFIFIACVAFIMSDSTRAVRDVESRYVDTAFTLGARRRHVILKVLVPLAMPDIFNSLRLLFGLAFGYIMLAELVKFGGESGGLGDIINMSQRRGPKEHILLVLMLIPVVALAIDRTLFWVQRQLFPHRYGGGGYLHRLMRVLGHGWEDLKSVFWQSRRAAELLAKTGGAGAKP